The following nucleotide sequence is from uncultured Ilyobacter sp..
CGTAAGTGCCGGGTCAGCCTGTGCTTCTAGTACCCTTAGTCCATCCCATGTTTTAGAAGCGATAGGTCTTAGCAGCAACACGGCTAAGAGCACATTGAGGATAAGTCTAGGAAGATTTACAACAAAAGAAGATATAAATTATTTTGTAGAAGCGTTGGAACTGGCGGTAGCAAATGAGCGAAACCTGAATATAATCTAAAGAAAAAAGGGTGAGTAAGTTGGGGATAGTTTTATTGAAGGGAATTTTAACTGGATTTATCCTTTCGCTACCTCTGGGTCCAATAGGAATATACTGTATGGAGAAAACCCTTGTAGAAGGCGAGAAAGAAGGGTTTTTTTCTGCTTTGGGGATGGTTTCAGTAGATGTGGTATATGGTATTCTGGCCTATTTATTTTTGAATCAGGTAGAGGTCCTGATACTGACATATGAGACCTATTTGAAGTTTATATTGGGAATATGCCTTATAGTTATGGGGTATAAAAAGTTCAAATCTAATTTTGAAGTGAAACAGCTTGAAAATGAAGGGGAGGGCATAATAAAAAATTTTTTCACATGTTTTTTGGTTACTTTAGCAAATCCCACGACGGTATTTATATTTGTAGCCATTTTTACAACATTGGGAATAGTAGAGGATAATTCTAAATTTCTTCCCTTGGAATTAGGCGGTGGAATATTTATGGGGGGAGCCTTCATGTGGTTTATCATCACCTATATATTATATCACTGGAGAAAGAAAATAGAATTATCAACATTGGAGAAAATAACAAAGAGTTGCGGTCTTGTTTTGCTTTTTTTTGGGGCTTTGACCTTATTTACACTTTATTATCACTGATTAATCATAAAATAATGAAGGAATAGCTTTTTCCTATTTTTTTCAAAAATTTATGAATTTATATTTTAAGAAAAGAGGTAGTGGAATGGTTTTAGATTTAAATAATTTTAGCAAGTATGTTGAATACAATCCCGAAAACAATAAGTACACAGTGGCGGTAGGGATGAGCGGAGGAGTAGACAGCTCAACAGTTGCTTATATGCTAAAAAAACAAGGTTATAATGTAATAGGGATTACAATGAAACACTGGAGCGGGATGGATGAACTGAGTGAAGACTCCAATTCAAAAACATGCTGCAGTCTTGATGATATATATGATGCCAAGAGGGTATGTGATGACCTTGGTGTACCTCACTATGTTATAAATTTAAAAGAACCCTTCAAAGAAAAAGTTGTGGATTACTTTGTAGAGGAATATGAAAATGGCAGAACTCCTAACCCTTGTATGGTCTGTAATAGGTATATAAAGCTTGGTAAACTTTTGGAATATGGGATAAAAATGGGAGCAGACTTTGTGGCTACAGGGCATTATGCTAAAATAAAAAACGGTAATCTTTATATGGGAGATGACCCTAAAAAGGATCAGGTTTATTTTTTATCTCAGGTAAAGAGAGA
It contains:
- a CDS encoding LysE family transporter: MKGILTGFILSLPLGPIGIYCMEKTLVEGEKEGFFSALGMVSVDVVYGILAYLFLNQVEVLILTYETYLKFILGICLIVMGYKKFKSNFEVKQLENEGEGIIKNFFTCFLVTLANPTTVFIFVAIFTTLGIVEDNSKFLPLELGGGIFMGGAFMWFIITYILYHWRKKIELSTLEKITKSCGLVLLFFGALTLFTLYYH